Proteins co-encoded in one Sulfuricystis thermophila genomic window:
- a CDS encoding adenylate/guanylate cyclase domain-containing protein, translating into MNTFPDAARIEEIRRLKQEGLSMAQIIDRLEGGTAPRPASFKPAGIADAPLHLTLDDITHPAYMINHGFELMWINPAGQHVLFHDHLELPQTSDQRNLFRLLPVSRNEWGSLLGFHIAIAKSRLGPESFGNLCRGLDPVSYARLQAAYLETEAAPVQPVVQTTVLLPEADGSGKERFHTAFASFFREGIFIVLVPEAEPADEMLKLLARRDEVIRGLLRKRLPVLTDLAVLVADLQGSVKICSELPPEEYFELINEIWRTLAPTFRKYKGTYGKHVGDGMVYYFFPQPDSNYLANALDCAIEIRREIQRLSKSWQIRKQWFNELYLNTGINEGQEWLGTYQSPTSVEFVVLGDTINQAARISDFARHGSIWVTKNLIGKLPVEERARVSFGVRRRAPEGREVFVPSSFSQVGTLLEQEGARMEKLRDIANLPITEIVDVKPRQHP; encoded by the coding sequence ATGAATACTTTTCCCGACGCCGCCCGCATCGAGGAGATACGTCGTCTCAAACAGGAGGGCTTGAGCATGGCCCAAATCATCGATCGCCTAGAAGGCGGCACTGCGCCGCGCCCCGCAAGCTTCAAACCGGCCGGTATAGCGGACGCACCATTGCATCTGACGCTCGACGACATCACGCATCCAGCGTACATGATCAACCACGGCTTCGAGCTGATGTGGATCAACCCGGCCGGCCAGCACGTGCTGTTCCACGATCACCTCGAACTTCCCCAGACCAGTGACCAGCGCAACCTGTTCCGCCTGCTGCCGGTGAGTCGTAACGAATGGGGCAGCCTGCTCGGCTTCCACATCGCGATCGCCAAGTCGCGGCTCGGCCCGGAATCCTTCGGCAATCTGTGCCGCGGCCTCGATCCGGTGAGCTATGCCCGCTTGCAAGCGGCCTATCTCGAAACCGAAGCCGCACCCGTTCAACCCGTCGTGCAAACGACTGTGCTGCTGCCGGAAGCCGACGGCAGTGGCAAGGAACGTTTCCACACCGCCTTCGCGTCTTTTTTCCGCGAAGGCATCTTCATCGTCCTGGTGCCGGAAGCAGAACCCGCCGACGAAATGCTCAAGCTGCTGGCGCGCCGTGACGAAGTGATCCGCGGTCTGCTTCGGAAACGGCTGCCGGTACTGACCGATCTGGCGGTGCTGGTCGCCGATCTGCAAGGTTCGGTGAAGATCTGTTCAGAGCTGCCACCCGAAGAGTATTTCGAGCTGATCAACGAAATCTGGCGCACGCTGGCGCCGACTTTCCGCAAATACAAAGGCACCTACGGCAAACATGTCGGCGATGGCATGGTGTACTACTTCTTTCCGCAGCCGGACAGCAACTATCTGGCCAACGCGCTCGACTGCGCGATCGAGATCCGCCGCGAGATCCAGCGCCTGTCGAAGTCCTGGCAGATTCGCAAGCAATGGTTCAACGAGCTGTACTTGAACACCGGCATCAACGAAGGCCAGGAATGGCTCGGCACCTACCAGTCGCCGACCAGCGTCGAATTCGTCGTGCTCGGCGACACGATCAACCAGGCCGCGCGCATCTCCGACTTCGCCCGCCACGGCAGCATCTGGGTCACCAAGAACCTGATCGGCAAACTGCCGGTGGAAGAACGGGCGCGGGTATCGTTCGGCGTACGCCGCCGCGCCCCGGAAGGTCGTGAGGTCTTCGTGCCGTCGAGCTTCTCGCAGGTCGGCACGCTGCTCGAGCAGGAAGGCGCGCGGATGGAGAAGCTGCGCGACATCGCCAATCTGCCGATCACCGAGATCGTCGACGTGAAGCCCCGGCAACACCCGTAA